The Cryomorphaceae bacterium 1068 genomic sequence TTTCCCGAAATGTTGTCTTTATCGTTTCCGGGGTTGGCGATTTCGGGTTCGGTATGGAGAAATTCATTAATCCTTTCCTGAGAAGCAGCAGCTCTCTGAACCAATGAAGTGACCCATCCCACACTGGCAAATGGCCAAGTGAGCATATTCACATAAATCACAAACTCGGCTATATTTCCGATGCTGATTTCTCCTTGTATGGCTTTAATCCCGCCGACGTAGATGGTAATAATAGTACTCAACCCGATTAAGAGAATGATCGCAGGCATAAAAAGAGCGTCAACTTTTACTTGTGAAAGGGAGAGTACCTTATACGTATTGCATTCTCTGGTGAAATCCTTTTGAATGAAACTTTGACGATTATAGGCCTTGAGAACTCGTATTCCCGAAAAGGCCTCCTGTGTTAAGGTCGAGAGTCGAGATTGCTGTCGTTGTACCTTTTCGCTCCTTTGATTGATGATTTTGCTGACGTAGTATATCGAGATAGACAATAAGGGCAAGGGAAGCAAAACATATAGAGTGAGCTCGACATTGACTCTTAGCATGGCGCCGATGGCCAATATGGCGAGGACTACAAGGTTGATGCTGTACATTATCGCCGGGCCGAGGTACATTCTCACCTGACTTACATCCTCGCTAATCCTGTTCATTAAATCGCCTGTGTTATTCCGACGGTAAAAGGCTAAGCTCAGTTTTTGATAGTGATCAAAAACTTCATTCTTCAGATCAAACTCTATCAATCGTGACATGACTATAATGGTCTGTCGAGTAAAGAAAAGAAACACTCCTTTTAGAACGGATACTCCCAAGTAGATGACTGCCAATATGAGCGATAATCGAGTAATCAACCCTGCCAAAGAACTCTTTTCGTTAATGTTGCTGAACACGCTGCTATCGAATCCAAACAGGTCGTTAATCACTTTTACGGAGTAAGGCACCTCTATGGAGTAATCAGAAACCCCATCCCCTTGATAGGCTGCCAT encodes the following:
- a CDS encoding ABC transporter ATP-binding protein: MRALAHLNQYLWKYKWHIVFGTLFIVLSNLFGIYAPVLIREAFNLVTETMAAYQGDGVSDYSIEVPYSVKVINDLFGFDSSVFSNINEKSSLAGLITRLSLILAVIYLGVSVLKGVFLFFTRQTIIVMSRLIEFDLKNEVFDHYQKLSLAFYRRNNTGDLMNRISEDVSQVRMYLGPAIMYSINLVVLAILAIGAMLRVNVELTLYVLLPLPLLSISIYYVSKIINQRSEKVQRQQSRLSTLTQEAFSGIRVLKAYNRQSFIQKDFTRECNTYKVLSLSQVKVDALFMPAIILLIGLSTIITIYVGGIKAIQGEISIGNIAEFVIYVNMLTWPFASVGWVTSLVQRAAASQERINEFLHTEPEIANPGNDKDNISGKIDFKNVYFVYPDSGIEALHDVSFTIPQGSTLAIIGRTGSGKSTIANLICRNFDVNQGQLLVDNEPINSLNLESLRSSIGYVPQDVFLFSDTIANNIGFGLNPEDVSPEIIKQAAERAYVKHNIDEFPKKFETILGERGINLSGGQKQRVSIARAIAREPDILIFDDCLSAVDTETEEIILGNLREIMKGKTTLLISHRVSTVKLADQIIVLDHGRVVEKGSHEELLALDGEYRDLYQKQLLEEKKAVDS